The Pseudomonadota bacterium genome includes a region encoding these proteins:
- a CDS encoding CAP domain-containing protein codes for MSPKWKKETVDTTAGVEYLTDSERQVIIEINMVRTNPAEYARSFLVPLRSYYRNKLLRYPGEIAILTNEGIRALDECIKKLQVTKPLSSLSPKKGLTLAARDHARDQARTGAIGHTGSDKSTLVDRLNRYGKWDISAGENIDYGN; via the coding sequence ATGTCCCCTAAATGGAAAAAGGAGACAGTCGATACAACTGCAGGCGTTGAGTACCTAACTGATAGTGAAAGACAAGTAATCATCGAAATTAACATGGTGCGGACCAACCCAGCGGAATACGCCCGCAGCTTCTTAGTGCCACTTCGATCATACTATCGCAATAAACTCTTACGATATCCGGGCGAGATTGCCATCTTAACCAATGAAGGGATTCGTGCACTTGATGAATGTATTAAAAAACTTCAAGTCACAAAACCTTTGTCTTCGCTGTCCCCAAAGAAAGGACTTACGCTTGCTGCGCGTGACCATGCAAGGGATCAGGCAAGAACTGGGGCAATCGGACACACCGGGAGCGATAAGTCAACTTTAGTAGATAGACTAAACCGATACGGCAAATGGGACATTTCTGCTGGAGAGAATATCGACTACGGAAAC